The uncultured Pseudodesulfovibrio sp. genome includes a region encoding these proteins:
- a CDS encoding pitrilysin family protein yields the protein MNNRTETVPTSAQATAKAASLPTLDGSDQAATHIVKLKNGLTVLIKEDDRFPLVNVRLYVHAGSAYETPDIAGISHLLEHMVFKGTDKRGPGETARQIESVGGSLNAATSFDYTVYYVEVPETQWKLGMDVVTDMAFHQTIDPKELESEKKVVLEELERGEDTPTSKLFKTLQSMVWKDTSYEWPIIGSRETVSGITRPQIKQYIADHYQPQSMLLAVVGKVDPDKILAEADELVGSLINTRSFTPPAPLPVPEAGDGPRVVKLTGKWNKVYMGAAFPIPYGTSAEIPGLEMLCQLLGGDDTSRLYRTFKYEKQLVDDISVSPLSLERGGMLYVHAVLDADKVDEFWTELNKEMAAFDPADFTDREIERARLNLENSLFLAKETLSGLAGKLGYFQFLDNGEQAEKNYLFALTQVNRDEMKRLFDEYIRPDRLTLAVLTPEDTPISAEDLTGITEANWPSKKAAKAQQAAKQATGPAEVALPGGSKLILLPDDTLPYTAMSMYWTGGDGELEPSQQGLAALTAASLTRGTIKMSATELQDFLSDHAASLGSTAGRNVFAVEAKFPTRFTGQVLPVLTETLTGPAFTQTEVERAKQDQIAGIKQSEDRPLGLAFRRLFPFLYKTGPYALLHTGTPEGVEQFSTADIIRFWSRQSMHPFTLAVCGDFDQAAMEEFATKIAKTLTAPTGEYAFTTPEWGKDRENDIHLPDRNQAHVLMVFPTPGKVDQEASAKLELLRAALAGQSGLLFRDLRDKQGLAYTVTAMLWQSRNTGFMALYIGTGPDKVDQSLIGFKKVLADLAATPLPQDEIDRARNILTGDYYQDHQSLLSRSREAASLQVRGFNLNYEQKLIERAQTVTPAEIQDMVKEYLTPDKAYLMKVTP from the coding sequence ATGAATAACCGTACCGAAACCGTTCCGACCTCGGCCCAGGCGACCGCCAAGGCGGCGTCCCTTCCCACCCTGGACGGCTCCGATCAGGCAGCCACGCACATCGTCAAGCTGAAGAACGGCCTGACCGTGCTCATCAAGGAGGACGACCGGTTCCCGCTGGTCAACGTCCGCCTGTACGTACATGCGGGCAGCGCCTACGAGACCCCTGACATTGCGGGCATCAGCCATCTGCTCGAACACATGGTCTTCAAGGGTACGGACAAACGAGGCCCCGGCGAAACCGCCCGGCAGATCGAATCCGTGGGCGGCAGCCTAAACGCGGCCACCAGCTTCGACTACACCGTCTATTACGTCGAGGTTCCCGAAACCCAGTGGAAGCTGGGCATGGACGTGGTCACGGATATGGCCTTCCACCAGACCATCGACCCCAAGGAACTGGAAAGCGAAAAGAAGGTCGTGCTTGAGGAACTCGAGCGCGGCGAGGACACGCCCACCAGCAAATTGTTCAAGACCCTGCAATCCATGGTCTGGAAAGACACCAGCTACGAGTGGCCGATCATCGGCTCCCGCGAGACCGTGTCCGGCATCACCCGGCCGCAGATCAAGCAGTACATCGCCGATCACTACCAGCCGCAGTCCATGCTTCTGGCCGTTGTAGGCAAGGTCGATCCGGACAAGATCCTGGCCGAAGCCGACGAATTGGTCGGTTCCCTGATCAACACCCGGTCCTTCACCCCGCCCGCGCCCCTGCCCGTGCCCGAGGCGGGCGACGGCCCCCGCGTGGTCAAACTGACCGGCAAGTGGAACAAGGTCTATATGGGCGCGGCCTTCCCCATCCCCTACGGTACCTCGGCAGAAATCCCGGGCCTGGAGATGCTCTGCCAGCTGCTCGGCGGCGACGACACCTCTCGCCTGTACCGAACCTTCAAGTACGAAAAACAGCTGGTCGACGACATCTCGGTCTCGCCGCTGTCCCTTGAGCGAGGCGGCATGCTCTATGTCCATGCCGTGCTCGACGCGGACAAGGTGGACGAATTCTGGACCGAGCTGAACAAGGAAATGGCCGCCTTCGACCCTGCGGACTTCACGGACCGCGAGATCGAGCGGGCCCGGCTGAATCTCGAAAACTCCCTGTTCCTGGCCAAGGAGACCCTTTCCGGTCTGGCCGGCAAGCTCGGCTACTTCCAGTTCCTGGACAACGGCGAACAGGCGGAAAAGAACTACCTCTTCGCCCTGACCCAGGTGAACCGCGACGAAATGAAGCGGCTTTTCGATGAATATATCCGGCCCGACCGGCTGACCCTGGCCGTGCTCACCCCGGAAGACACCCCGATCTCGGCCGAGGATCTGACCGGCATCACCGAAGCCAACTGGCCTTCCAAGAAGGCCGCCAAGGCCCAGCAGGCCGCCAAGCAGGCTACAGGGCCTGCCGAGGTCGCCCTGCCCGGCGGCTCCAAGCTGATCCTGTTGCCCGACGACACCCTGCCCTACACCGCCATGTCCATGTACTGGACCGGCGGCGACGGCGAACTGGAACCGTCCCAGCAGGGATTGGCCGCCCTGACCGCCGCATCTCTGACGCGCGGAACCATCAAGATGTCCGCCACTGAGTTGCAGGACTTCCTTTCCGACCACGCGGCCAGCCTGGGCTCAACCGCCGGTCGCAACGTATTCGCCGTGGAGGCCAAGTTCCCCACGCGGTTCACCGGCCAGGTACTGCCCGTGCTGACCGAAACCCTGACCGGGCCCGCCTTCACCCAGACCGAAGTGGAGCGGGCCAAGCAGGACCAGATCGCCGGCATCAAGCAGAGCGAGGACCGCCCGCTGGGCCTGGCTTTCCGCCGACTCTTCCCGTTCCTCTACAAGACCGGCCCGTATGCCCTGCTGCATACTGGCACCCCCGAGGGCGTGGAGCAGTTCTCCACTGCCGACATCATCCGCTTCTGGAGCCGTCAGTCCATGCACCCGTTCACCCTGGCCGTGTGCGGCGACTTCGACCAGGCGGCCATGGAAGAATTCGCAACCAAAATCGCCAAGACCCTGACCGCGCCTACGGGCGAGTACGCCTTCACCACTCCCGAGTGGGGCAAGGACAGGGAAAATGACATCCATCTTCCCGATCGCAACCAGGCGCACGTCCTGATGGTCTTCCCCACCCCGGGCAAAGTCGACCAGGAAGCGTCCGCCAAGCTCGAACTGCTGCGCGCCGCCCTGGCGGGTCAGTCCGGCCTGCTCTTCCGCGACCTGCGCGACAAGCAGGGGTTGGCCTACACAGTTACCGCCATGCTCTGGCAGAGCCGCAACACCGGGTTCATGGCCCTGTATATCGGCACCGGTCCCGACAAGGTCGATCAATCCCTGATCGGCTTCAAGAAGGTCCTGGCCGATCTGGCCGCAACCCCGCTGCCTCAGGACGAAATCGATCGCGCACGGAATATCCTGACCGGAGACTACTATCAGGATCACCAGTCCCTGCTCTCACGGAGCCGTGAGGCCGCCAGCCTGCAAGTGCGCGGATTCAACCTGAACTACGAACAAAAGCTCATCGAACGGGCACAGACCGTCACCCCGGCTGAAATCCAGGATATGGTCAAAGAGTACCTCACTCCGGACAAAGCCTACCTCATGAAGGTCACCCCGTAG